The nucleotide sequence AGGTGTCGCTACATGCCAATCTACTTATGAATTGGCTAGAAAACATGACGTGGCAACTCCTATTGTTGACGCAGTTTACAGCGCGCTCTTTTTAGATAAAGATCCAAGAAAAGCGACTTATGAACTAATGGCAAGAGACATGAAATCTGAACATTAATTTTTTTTATAACTTTCCTACCAATGATATGCATACCAAACAAATATCAGATTCAATTCAATTTTTAAGCGGCGTAGGACCAAAGCGGACTGAATCTTTTAATCAGCTTGGTATTAAAACAATTGAAAATATTTTATTTTATTTTCCAACCAAATATTTAGACAGATCAAAAATTTTCAGCGCGGTTAAAGTTTCACAATTAGTTATTAACGGCTTTGACGGCGAAGTAACGATTGTTGGAAAAGTTTTAGATACTGAAATGATAAATTACGGAAAGAAACAAATTTTTAAAGTAATTTTTAAAGATAACAGCGGTCTGTTTGAAGGCGTTTGGTTTAAAGGTATAAAATATTTTAAAACATATTTTAAAGTTGATGAATATTATGCCGTTTCCTCCAAACCAATTTTAACTAAATACGGCAATCTTCAATTCACACATCCAGATTTTGATAAGTTCAGCATTGATGAAACTAACGATTTTATCAATACCGGTAAGATAATTCCATATTACTCTATACCCAAAGAATTAAAAAATAAAAACATCGGTGATATTGGTCTAAGAAAAATAATTAAGCATGCGCTGGATGAATATAGGGAAATGATATCCGAAACACTTCCGGCAGAATTGATCTCTAAAAACAATTTATTATCATTAAAAGAATCAGTTCAAAATATTCACTTCCCAGATAATATGGAAATGCTTGAACAAGCTAAAAGCAGATTTAAATATGAAGAATTATTTTATATCGAATCACTCGTTGCGCTTAAAAAATATAAATTTGTGAATAATTTTAAAGGCATACAATTTTCACTTCATTCTGATATAATAAAAAATTTTCATTCATCTCTTCCTTTTGAACTGACAAAAGATCAGCTTAAAGTTTTAAGCGAAATTAAAAGTGATATGACAAGTTCTAAACCAATGAACCGTTTATTGCAGGGAGACGTTGGAAGCGGAAAGACCATCGTTGCTGTTATTGCAATGCTTATTGCCGTAAGCAATAATTACCAAGCGATAATAATGGCACCGACAGAAATATTAGCGCAGCAGCATTTCATAAACATTAGTGAATTATTAAGAAATTTAAATGTTGATGTTGAACTACTAATCGGAAGCACAAAAAAAAATGAAAGACAAAATATTCTTGAATCAATTAAAAATGGAAAATGTAAAATTATAATTGGGACACACGCGCTAATTGAAGAAAATGTAGAATTTAAAAATGTTGGGTTAATTATTATTGATGAACAGCATAGATTTGGCGTCGCTCATCGAGGCAAACTAATAAGCAAAGGTGTTTCGCCGGATGTTTTAATTATGACCGCGACTCCAATACCAAGAACATTAACGATGACATTATACGGTGATTTAGATTTATCAATAATAAGTGAGATGCCTAAAAATAGAATCCCGATTAAAACAGTTTTAAGAGGAGAAGAAAGTTTACCTGAAATTTATAAATTTATTATTGATAAAAATAAAGAAGGATATCAATCATTTATTGTTTTTCCGCTTGTTGAAGAATCTGAAAAAATAGATTTGAAAGCGGCGGAAGTTTATTATGAAAAATTAAAATCAACTTATCTTCAAAATCTAAAATTAGGATTAATGCACGGAAGAATGAACTGGAAAGAAAAAGATGAAACCATGCACCGATTCAAAAACAAAGATTTTGATGTTCTAATTTCAACAACTGTGATCGAAGTAGGAATCGATATTCCAAACGCGAACATTATAATAATAAACGACGCGGAAAGATTTGGATTATCTCAACTGCACCAACTAAGAGGAAGAGTTGGCAGAAGCAACATCCAAGCTTATTGTATTTTGGTTACTAAAAATGAACTTTCGGCTAAAACAAGAAATTTCAATTTTAATTTTGAATATTTGTCAAAAGCTCAAATAGAATTTCACAAATCTAAAATAAGATTAAACGCGATGGTGAAATATTCCAGCGGGTTTGAATTATCTGAAGTCGATCTGAAATTAAGGGGACCGGGTGATATTTTTGGTAAAATGCAAAGCGGTTTTCCTAATCTGGTTTTTGCCGATTTAACAACCGATCAGGAAATATTAATAAACGCAAAAAATGACGCATTTACAATAATTGAAAAAGACCACAATTTAAATAATGCGCACAACTATATGATCAAGAAAAAGCTTAAAGATTACTATTCGGAAAATTTGAGATATGCTGCAATAGGATAAAAATTATTCCACAATGTTTAATAAATCCATTTCTAAAGTTTCTTCGGGAGTTTCAACAATTCTGCCAATTTCTTCATCATTTTCATAAATTATAAATGTAGGAACAAGTTCAATTTCCAAATCTTCGGTTTCGTTCGCAATTCCATTTTTGGTTCTATCTACATTAATCAATTTCAAATTATCATCGCAAAAACCAATGTTATCCAATACTTTTAAAAATCTTGGAACTTCCCTTCTGCTGTCACTGCACCATGTACCCAAAACAATTGTAATTTTTTTATCAACAATTTTTGGCATTAGTTCTTTAGCGGCTGAGGAATCAACGTTATAATTATCATATTCTTCGTTAAACCAAATTTTGAAATTCAGATCATGATATGCGTCTCTGGAGGTAATACCGATCAGCATTGGATTATTTGTTTTGGGATCTTCAATTAATTTTGATTCTTGTCCAAAAAGAATAACTGAAATAAAAAATAATAAAATGATTTTCATATATAAAATTTTAATTGTTAATTGTTATTGTTTCTTATATCAAGTCCCCAATAAAGTTTTTTCCTAAGAATTTCAAAATAACGTTTATGAATATTGTGAACTAAATTTAAATCATATTCACTTTTTACTATTTCGATTACCGCAGAAGTTTTTAAGTAGCTGACTCTTTGACCGTCACAAATAACTTGCACATTTTGATACGGCGAAAATGCCTTAATTACAACTTTTTGATCACTTGAAATTACTAATGGGCGCATGGTTAATGTATGCGGTGAAATTGGACTTAATGTAATTGCTTGAGTTCTGGGATTAACTATTGGTCCACCGGTTGAAAGTGAATATCCGGTTGAACCGGTTGGAGTAGAAATTATAATTCCGTCCGCCGAAAAAGTACTTACGTATTCATTATCCACCTCAATTGTAATTTCAATCATTTTAGGATATTTACCGCGATCAATTACAATATCGTTTACGGCATAAAATGTATCTGATTCTTCAGATAAACATTTTCCCTGAAGCGTAATTCTTTTTTCAATTATTAAATTACCTTTTGTTAGATTGGTAATTACTTCATCAATTCTATCAGTATCGTATTCGGCTAAAAATCCAAGTTTGCCGAAATTAACACCAATCAAAGGTGTTTGAGTTAATCTGGCATGAAAAGCCGTATTAAGCAAAGTACCGTCGCCGCCTATTGAAATAATAACATCACAATTTTGAGATAAGATTTCGTCTTTGATTAACTTTATGTTTTTCCAATCAATTTCAGAATTATTTTCCGATTTAAGAACGGAATCACTAACAACGAAACTGATTTCTGCTGAAATTAATTTTCTTATTAATTCTTTAAGAAAAGGAATGATTTCTTTTTTTTGAAAATTAGTTGTTATCCCAACAATCATTTTAATGTCTTTTTTTTATAAATTTTACATTTCAAAATTTTATTCCAAATTCCTGAACTGAAGTTCATACAGTTTTCTATATAAACCTTTTTCATCATTAAGCAATTCTTGATGATTTCCCTGCTGAACTATTTTGCCTTTATCTAAAACTAAAATTCTGTTTG is from Ignavibacteriota bacterium and encodes:
- the recG gene encoding ATP-dependent DNA helicase RecG; protein product: MHTKQISDSIQFLSGVGPKRTESFNQLGIKTIENILFYFPTKYLDRSKIFSAVKVSQLVINGFDGEVTIVGKVLDTEMINYGKKQIFKVIFKDNSGLFEGVWFKGIKYFKTYFKVDEYYAVSSKPILTKYGNLQFTHPDFDKFSIDETNDFINTGKIIPYYSIPKELKNKNIGDIGLRKIIKHALDEYREMISETLPAELISKNNLLSLKESVQNIHFPDNMEMLEQAKSRFKYEELFYIESLVALKKYKFVNNFKGIQFSLHSDIIKNFHSSLPFELTKDQLKVLSEIKSDMTSSKPMNRLLQGDVGSGKTIVAVIAMLIAVSNNYQAIIMAPTEILAQQHFINISELLRNLNVDVELLIGSTKKNERQNILESIKNGKCKIIIGTHALIEENVEFKNVGLIIIDEQHRFGVAHRGKLISKGVSPDVLIMTATPIPRTLTMTLYGDLDLSIISEMPKNRIPIKTVLRGEESLPEIYKFIIDKNKEGYQSFIVFPLVEESEKIDLKAAEVYYEKLKSTYLQNLKLGLMHGRMNWKEKDETMHRFKNKDFDVLISTTVIEVGIDIPNANIIIINDAERFGLSQLHQLRGRVGRSNIQAYCILVTKNELSAKTRNFNFNFEYLSKAQIEFHKSKIRLNAMVKYSSGFELSEVDLKLRGPGDIFGKMQSGFPNLVFADLTTDQEILINAKNDAFTIIEKDHNLNNAHNYMIKKKLKDYYSENLRYAAIG
- a CDS encoding thioredoxin family protein, with the protein product MKIILLFFISVILFGQESKLIEDPKTNNPMLIGITSRDAYHDLNFKIWFNEEYDNYNVDSSAAKELMPKIVDKKITIVLGTWCSDSRREVPRFLKVLDNIGFCDDNLKLINVDRTKNGIANETEDLEIELVPTFIIYENDEEIGRIVETPEETLEMDLLNIVE
- a CDS encoding NAD(+)/NADH kinase, coding for MIVGITTNFQKKEIIPFLKELIRKLISAEISFVVSDSVLKSENNSEIDWKNIKLIKDEILSQNCDVIISIGGDGTLLNTAFHARLTQTPLIGVNFGKLGFLAEYDTDRIDEVITNLTKGNLIIEKRITLQGKCLSEESDTFYAVNDIVIDRGKYPKMIEITIEVDNEYVSTFSADGIIISTPTGSTGYSLSTGGPIVNPRTQAITLSPISPHTLTMRPLVISSDQKVVIKAFSPYQNVQVICDGQRVSYLKTSAVIEIVKSEYDLNLVHNIHKRYFEILRKKLYWGLDIRNNNN